The Paenibacillus uliginis N3/975 genome has a window encoding:
- a CDS encoding PRC-barrel domain-containing protein yields the protein MKLQEMIGLAVFDVESGKEIGKIHDFILDKNWLITGLELEGKALFSSHVKTVSWADIAAYGEDAVMIRSEKAVQKTGADDIPFTYLLGRRKLKEMQVLTEDGVLLGRISDVYFEQEQGNTILGLEISDGFVSDLIEGRKWLPCTTEMAIGENAVMVPPMSEQRLEKAINSVNG from the coding sequence ATGAAACTCCAAGAAATGATTGGACTGGCTGTATTCGACGTGGAGAGTGGCAAGGAAATTGGCAAAATCCACGATTTTATACTAGATAAAAATTGGTTAATCACCGGGCTGGAGCTCGAAGGCAAAGCACTTTTTTCCTCTCATGTGAAAACCGTCTCATGGGCAGATATTGCAGCTTATGGAGAAGACGCTGTAATGATCCGAAGTGAAAAGGCTGTTCAAAAAACGGGCGCCGATGATATACCGTTTACGTACCTTTTGGGCCGGCGGAAATTGAAAGAGATGCAGGTACTGACAGAGGACGGCGTTTTGCTCGGACGCATCTCTGATGTTTATTTTGAGCAAGAACAGGGCAATACAATACTAGGATTGGAAATTTCCGACGGTTTTGTATCAGATTTGATTGAAGGTCGCAAATGGCTGCCTTGTACAACGGAAATGGCGATCGGAGAAAATGCTGTCATGGTGCCTCCGATGAGCGAACAGCGTCTGGAAAAAGCCATTAATTCTGTGAACGGATAG
- a CDS encoding cysteine desulfurase family protein, which produces MKSIYLDHAASSPVHPEVAEEMMRVMTSQYGNASSVHSYGREAKRKVSGSRDEIAALLGCFPDELVFTAGGTESDNLAIFGTLEGLGLQGKHVITSAIEHHAVLHTCEELEKRGCEVTYVPVDSEGRVSVEEIARAIQGNTVLITIMFGNNEVGTVQPIREIGELAHSKGILFHTDAVQALGSEFISCKEFPVDLWSFSAHKINGPQGIGALVVKRGTPLSPRLFGGLQEKKRRAGTENMAGIAGFAKAVQLAVQGLDERRAHYIKLRETLIEGLRHEIGQDAFVVNGHPEFYMPQILNISFPEISTETLLMNLDMEGIAAASGSACTSGSLEISHVLQAMKLSENVLRSAIRFSFGLGNTTQEMEYTAQKIGTILKRLRK; this is translated from the coding sequence ATGAAATCCATATATTTAGACCACGCCGCTTCATCGCCGGTTCATCCGGAAGTAGCGGAAGAGATGATGCGCGTTATGACAAGCCAATATGGCAATGCTTCTAGTGTTCATTCCTACGGGAGAGAAGCTAAAAGAAAGGTTAGCGGGTCGCGGGATGAGATTGCGGCCCTTTTGGGGTGTTTCCCGGACGAGCTGGTGTTTACGGCTGGCGGAACAGAGAGTGATAATCTGGCGATTTTTGGTACTCTGGAAGGACTTGGGCTTCAGGGCAAACATGTTATTACATCTGCGATTGAGCACCATGCGGTGCTTCATACTTGTGAAGAGCTTGAGAAGAGAGGCTGTGAAGTCACTTACGTGCCTGTAGACAGTGAAGGTCGCGTTTCCGTGGAGGAGATTGCCAGGGCAATTCAGGGCAATACTGTCCTGATTACGATTATGTTTGGCAACAATGAAGTGGGAACCGTTCAACCGATCCGGGAGATTGGTGAGCTTGCTCACAGCAAAGGAATACTTTTTCACACGGACGCTGTTCAAGCACTGGGCTCCGAGTTTATTTCCTGTAAGGAATTTCCCGTGGATCTCTGGAGCTTCTCCGCCCATAAGATTAATGGTCCCCAAGGGATCGGTGCTCTTGTAGTGAAACGGGGTACTCCGTTATCCCCAAGGCTGTTCGGAGGACTTCAGGAGAAAAAACGGCGGGCTGGAACTGAAAATATGGCCGGTATAGCCGGGTTTGCAAAAGCTGTGCAATTGGCCGTACAAGGACTGGATGAGCGGAGAGCTCATTATATCAAATTGCGTGAGACGCTTATTGAAGGACTTCGTCATGAAATCGGACAGGATGCCTTTGTTGTGAATGGACACCCTGAATTTTATATGCCTCAAATTTTAAATATCAGCTTCCCTGAAATCAGTACAGAGACGTTGCTGATGAACTTGGATATGGAAGGAATTGCTGCAGCTAGCGGCTCTGCCTGCACTTCAGGTTCTCTGGAAATATCCCATGTACTCCAGGCAATGAAGCTTTCTGAAAATGTTTTGCGTTCCGCGATTCGTTTTAGTTTTGGTTTGGGTAATACTACTCAAGAAATGGAGTATACAGCTCAAAAAATTGGAACCATCCTAAAACGGCTGCGTAAATAA
- a CDS encoding DUF4064 domain-containing protein, translating to MFAMGLIAGIFGIIAAIFAIFVGGVDAAFSSDGTSSIFGLGVSAMLFSILGIVGAAMSKPKPKVAGVLMVISGIAGFISISFFYILSGILFIIGGFMGILGKKELSKKTA from the coding sequence ATGTTTGCTATGGGTCTAATTGCAGGTATTTTCGGTATTATTGCAGCGATATTCGCTATTTTTGTTGGGGGAGTGGACGCGGCTTTCTCATCTGACGGAACTTCTAGCATTTTTGGCCTAGGTGTTTCAGCTATGTTGTTTAGTATTCTTGGTATCGTCGGAGCGGCAATGTCCAAGCCAAAACCGAAAGTTGCTGGCGTGTTGATGGTGATTAGCGGTATTGCAGGTTTTATCAGTATCTCATTCTTCTACATACTATCTGGAATTCTCTTTATAATCGGCGGATTCATGGGTATCTTGGGTAAAAAGGAATTGAGTAAAAAAACAGCATAG
- a CDS encoding helix-turn-helix domain-containing protein, with product MLYLKLEEHMSEKRINTRQLSEMTGIRWNTVDDMVKNKSKHWSPENLEKVMLALEISSISDLIEYKKDPID from the coding sequence ATGTTGTATCTAAAATTGGAAGAACACATGAGTGAAAAGCGTATTAACACTCGGCAATTAAGCGAAATGACCGGGATACGCTGGAACACCGTTGATGATATGGTCAAGAACAAATCGAAGCACTGGTCTCCCGAAAATTTGGAGAAGGTTATGCTTGCTTTAGAGATCAGCAGTATTTCAGACTTGATTGAATACAAAAAAGACCCTATCGATTAA
- a CDS encoding ETEC_3214 domain-containing protein, giving the protein MLKWLWLKKSKILNLVSIIIAILGVGLLQIFKPYIMDISFIRERTYEDKIEKIKVGYSRKYVEGLMGVPERENILRWTDSKANTYIITRTDYIKEDYLYSLYFKQDESLLGYGLVSKNKNFNPRLPFKGAPRLLKQQQDDYILNRGETRFTIFNIGGTRNDVSDFEMDFDYGHLFTGGLIVGYGVSELGYQHTDNVLFDYISNYLFKAPNVDSFYNSGTHYNLLGYYIRTFRQFTEDENKKGVIPDPQNEYRKSLSPNAVFVFDGHAMDEYESSVLDSFDTAFEFIIEQFRFGFLYTRIELFDEKLIYSDP; this is encoded by the coding sequence ATGTTGAAATGGCTATGGTTAAAAAAATCAAAAATATTAAATCTAGTATCAATAATAATTGCAATACTAGGTGTTGGATTACTCCAAATTTTCAAGCCTTATATTATGGATATTTCATTTATTAGAGAAAGAACTTATGAAGATAAAATTGAGAAAATTAAAGTTGGCTATTCTAGAAAATATGTTGAAGGTCTAATGGGGGTACCAGAAAGAGAAAACATTCTAAGATGGACAGACTCTAAAGCCAATACATACATAATCACAAGAACTGACTATATTAAAGAAGATTATTTATATTCATTATACTTCAAACAAGACGAAAGTTTACTGGGTTATGGCTTAGTTTCGAAGAATAAGAACTTTAACCCGAGATTACCCTTTAAAGGTGCGCCACGTCTTTTAAAACAACAGCAAGATGACTACATATTGAATAGAGGTGAAACTAGGTTCACTATATTCAATATAGGTGGCACTCGGAATGATGTGTCTGACTTTGAAATGGATTTCGACTATGGACATTTATTTACTGGTGGTTTGATTGTTGGATATGGTGTCTCTGAACTTGGATATCAACATACAGATAATGTTTTATTTGATTATATAAGTAATTACTTATTCAAAGCACCTAACGTCGACAGCTTCTACAATTCTGGAACACATTATAATTTACTTGGATATTACATAAGAACATTTCGCCAATTTACTGAAGATGAAAATAAAAAAGGAGTAATACCTGATCCACAAAACGAATACAGAAAAAGCTTATCTCCCAATGCAGTTTTTGTTTTTGATGGACATGCCATGGATGAATACGAATCTTCAGTTTTAGATTCCTTTGATACCGCATTTGAATTTATTATAGAACAATTTAGATTCGGATTTTTATATACTCGGATTGAACTTTTCGATGAAAAACTAATTTATTCTGATCCTTAA
- a CDS encoding tyrosine-type recombinase/integrase, whose translation MEEKYLTRSELSEFLKAAINHGKPQDKEIFYLLAFSGMRSGELCSLNEHTDLDFENNNVRITKTMDSDNMRNYLLTPPKTTGSIRTVSVDPMVMQMLQVHNVRMNKLKNEQKLLYPGYHDKGFLFRNDDGYPFNAQAIRLRMKAILKITDIKKKATPHIFGHTHVSMLAEAGVDLKTIMDRVGHDNEKTTLQIYTHVTEKMKQDADQKIQNHFADILKIDVKPE comes from the coding sequence ATCGAAGAGAAATACCTTACACGGTCAGAATTATCCGAATTTCTGAAAGCGGCCATAAACCATGGTAAGCCCCAAGATAAGGAGATTTTTTATCTGCTAGCCTTTAGTGGGATGAGATCCGGAGAATTATGCTCTCTGAACGAGCACACCGATTTAGATTTCGAAAATAACAATGTCAGAATCACCAAAACGATGGATAGTGATAATATGAGAAATTATCTTCTTACGCCTCCTAAGACGACAGGCTCTATACGAACGGTTTCTGTAGACCCCATGGTGATGCAGATGCTACAGGTACATAATGTTCGAATGAATAAGCTAAAAAATGAACAAAAACTTTTATATCCAGGTTATCACGATAAAGGGTTCCTTTTCCGCAATGATGACGGATATCCATTTAACGCTCAAGCGATTCGTCTTCGGATGAAAGCTATTTTAAAAATCACAGATATAAAGAAAAAAGCGACTCCGCATATATTTGGACACACCCACGTTAGCATGCTCGCTGAGGCTGGCGTTGACCTAAAAACAATCATGGATCGTGTCGGCCACGATAATGAAAAAACAACCCTGCAGATTTATACGCATGTAACTGAAAAGATGAAACAAGATGCAGATCAAAAAATTCAAAATCATTTTGCCGATATCCTCAAAATTGACGTTAAGCCAGAGTAG
- the cymR gene encoding cysteine metabolism transcriptional regulator CymR — protein MKISTKGRYGLTIMMELAARFGEGPTSLKSIAEKNQLSEHYLEQLIAPLRNAGLVKSIRGAYGGYILSREPVSITAGDVIRVLEGPISPVDFTEEDDPAKRDLWLRIRDSIAEVLDSTTLDNLINYQEQSAADNYMFYI, from the coding sequence TTGAAGATTTCAACTAAAGGAAGGTACGGATTAACGATTATGATGGAGCTGGCTGCCAGATTTGGCGAAGGGCCGACTTCCCTTAAAAGCATAGCTGAGAAAAATCAATTGTCCGAGCATTATTTGGAGCAGTTAATTGCTCCGCTTCGTAATGCGGGCTTGGTAAAGAGTATTCGTGGTGCCTATGGCGGATATATTCTATCTCGCGAGCCTGTTAGTATTACAGCGGGTGATGTGATACGTGTACTGGAGGGTCCGATTTCTCCTGTAGATTTCACGGAAGAAGATGATCCGGCCAAACGCGATCTATGGCTGCGAATCCGCGATAGCATCGCTGAGGTGCTTGATTCCACTACCCTTGATAATCTGATCAACTACCAGGAACAGTCCGCTGCGGACAATTACATGTTCTACATTTAA
- the mnmA gene encoding tRNA 2-thiouridine(34) synthase MnmA, which produces MSKDKQNTRIVVGMSGGVDSSVTALLLKQQGYEVIGIFMKNWDDTDELGYCTAEADAEDVRRVCEQLDIPYYTVNFEKEYFDKVFSYFLDEYKAGRTPNPDVMCNREIKFGEFLNKAMDLGADYVATGHYARVVEEDGKFHLLRGVDNNKDQTYFLNALNQEQLSKAMFPIGHLPKPEVRRLAEEAGLYTAKKKDSTGVCFIGERNFKEFLGHYLPAQGGDMVDVVTGEVKGRHDGLMYYTLGQRQGLGIGGSGSGEPWFVADKDLKSNVLYVVQGDHPSLYSTGLIASGINWIAGKEAMPNDSFTCVAKFRYRQPDQQVTVTPREDGTLHVAFHQPQKAITPGQAVVFYQGEECLGGGTIEYAEKVPY; this is translated from the coding sequence ATGTCAAAAGATAAACAAAACACCCGTATCGTTGTCGGCATGTCCGGGGGAGTCGATTCCTCCGTAACAGCACTGCTGCTGAAACAGCAGGGTTATGAAGTGATCGGCATCTTTATGAAAAACTGGGACGACACCGATGAACTCGGCTACTGCACGGCCGAAGCGGACGCGGAAGATGTCCGCCGTGTATGTGAGCAACTCGATATCCCTTACTATACCGTCAATTTTGAAAAGGAATACTTTGATAAAGTATTTTCCTATTTTCTTGATGAATATAAGGCCGGTAGAACACCGAATCCGGATGTCATGTGCAACCGGGAAATTAAATTCGGTGAATTCTTAAACAAAGCTATGGATCTAGGGGCCGATTATGTTGCCACAGGACACTATGCACGTGTTGTTGAGGAAGACGGGAAATTCCATCTCCTTCGCGGAGTAGATAACAACAAAGACCAAACTTATTTCCTGAATGCACTGAATCAGGAGCAGCTATCCAAAGCGATGTTTCCGATCGGCCATCTGCCTAAGCCGGAAGTACGCCGTCTCGCTGAGGAAGCCGGTCTTTATACCGCCAAGAAGAAGGACAGCACCGGCGTTTGCTTTATCGGCGAGCGTAATTTCAAAGAATTCCTAGGCCACTATCTACCGGCACAGGGCGGAGATATGGTGGATGTTGTTACGGGTGAAGTCAAAGGCCGTCACGACGGCTTAATGTATTATACCCTGGGACAGCGCCAAGGACTCGGCATTGGTGGTTCAGGTTCCGGTGAGCCATGGTTTGTTGCCGATAAAGATTTGAAATCCAATGTACTGTATGTTGTACAAGGAGATCATCCGAGTCTGTATTCCACTGGCTTAATCGCTTCCGGAATCAACTGGATTGCGGGTAAGGAAGCTATGCCCAATGATTCCTTCACCTGCGTAGCGAAATTCCGCTACCGTCAACCGGATCAGCAGGTTACCGTAACTCCAAGAGAAGACGGAACACTTCATGTAGCTTTCCATCAACCACAAAAAGCCATTACACCCGGACAAGCCGTTGTGTTTTATCAAGGTGAGGAATGCCTTGGCGGCGGAACGATCGAATATGCAGAGAAAGTACCCTATTAA
- a CDS encoding vWA domain-containing protein has translation MDSIHDKQAEEDGTLLKKSAESDDSTSIHSDDYADMESTDSGENGSPRYHIANLEPMSEEEKQKERDFRKKLNKVSREIVSDSIHQAVKLIVHRPEYDPNHQEEYLSLSRELMPVVREIARKTLPLLQHEVTAEFARNHYYGSKFQADSVAYRDFRYFAKKRPPTESPGLVVGLRVDESASMAGFGRLEAAKRAVIAVYEFCQICNIPILIYGDTADVSRLEQMSIFAYADYDKTDFRDRFRLMGIRARSNNRDGMVLRIMAERLAASPKQTKLLMSISDGQPKAMEDYTGSLAIQDMQQTIAEYERKGIKFLAAAIGQDKDVISQIYGGERFLDITNLNELPSKLVRIISRYL, from the coding sequence ATGGATTCGATTCATGATAAGCAAGCTGAGGAAGATGGTACCCTGTTAAAAAAGTCCGCTGAAAGCGACGACAGCACATCCATCCATTCAGATGATTACGCGGATATGGAGAGTACGGATTCGGGCGAGAACGGATCACCGAGGTATCATATCGCCAATCTGGAACCCATGTCGGAGGAGGAGAAGCAAAAGGAAAGGGACTTCCGCAAAAAGCTGAATAAGGTCTCTAGGGAAATCGTGTCCGATTCTATTCATCAGGCTGTTAAGCTGATCGTTCATCGTCCTGAATACGATCCGAACCATCAGGAGGAATATTTGAGTCTGAGTAGGGAGCTTATGCCCGTCGTACGCGAAATAGCCAGAAAAACGCTGCCGCTGTTACAGCATGAGGTAACCGCGGAATTTGCCAGGAACCATTACTATGGTTCTAAATTTCAGGCAGACAGTGTGGCCTACCGTGATTTCAGGTATTTTGCCAAGAAACGTCCCCCGACGGAATCCCCTGGTCTTGTGGTCGGTTTAAGGGTGGATGAATCAGCATCGATGGCTGGTTTCGGAAGGTTGGAAGCGGCTAAGCGTGCAGTCATCGCGGTCTATGAATTTTGCCAAATATGCAATATTCCGATTCTAATCTATGGGGATACTGCTGATGTTTCCCGATTGGAACAGATGTCCATCTTCGCTTATGCCGATTATGACAAAACGGATTTCCGTGATCGGTTCAGGCTGATGGGAATTCGGGCTAGAAGCAATAATCGGGATGGAATGGTTCTAAGAATTATGGCAGAACGGTTAGCTGCTTCCCCGAAACAAACCAAGCTGTTAATGAGCATAAGCGACGGTCAGCCCAAAGCCATGGAAGACTATACCGGAAGTCTTGCCATTCAAGACATGCAGCAGACGATAGCCGAATACGAAAGAAAAGGTATAAAATTTCTGGCAGCAGCCATCGGTCAAGACAAAGATGTCATTAGTCAGATCTATGGAGGTGAGAGATTTCTGGATATTACCAATCTAAATGAGCTGCCTTCGAAATTAGTTCGCATCATTTCTCGATATTTATGA
- a CDS encoding AAA family ATPase, which translates to MKDLNDHEQYVLSPARKLTDDERDLVWKKPLTHKVSEEERRICNEIKRNWERGELKIANILLEGDAGSGKTQLAKAMSANFRLPYTKVTCFADMDKSDIIGAILPVISPDRMKNMESADQAALKALYESDGFQSSTAILMEALGITQEMASAKMKQLLKLAADNAQDEAVEYRFYASEIVRAFQKGYLLEIQEPNVIRDAAVLMALNSALELDGSLNLPTEIVHRHPDFIAVITANRNYAGSRPLNEALRDRVQHTEKMDLPTKEIMIERAMAKIGYGNDEMLDVLANIIILLDQTARANAIKGVAGMRSYFYWADAVAQGASARESLYHKVIYKITTDSEEIKLLEDAFKDQGLLEILDEVPVELKKNEI; encoded by the coding sequence ATGAAAGACCTGAATGACCATGAACAATATGTATTGTCTCCTGCGAGAAAATTGACTGATGATGAAAGAGATCTCGTCTGGAAAAAGCCATTAACGCATAAAGTGAGCGAGGAAGAACGGCGAATTTGTAATGAAATCAAGCGTAATTGGGAGCGCGGCGAATTGAAAATTGCCAATATCCTATTAGAGGGAGATGCCGGCTCCGGAAAAACACAACTGGCCAAAGCCATGTCTGCTAACTTCAGGCTGCCCTATACGAAAGTGACCTGTTTTGCTGATATGGATAAATCGGATATCATCGGAGCCATTTTACCGGTTATTTCACCTGATCGAATGAAGAATATGGAGTCTGCAGACCAAGCTGCCCTGAAAGCATTATACGAGAGTGATGGCTTTCAAAGCTCGACTGCGATATTAATGGAAGCGTTGGGGATTACACAGGAAATGGCTTCCGCAAAGATGAAACAATTATTGAAACTGGCTGCGGATAACGCCCAGGATGAAGCTGTTGAGTATCGTTTTTACGCTTCCGAGATCGTCAGGGCCTTTCAAAAAGGCTATCTGCTGGAAATTCAGGAACCAAACGTGATTCGAGATGCTGCCGTATTGATGGCACTGAATTCTGCATTGGAGCTGGATGGCAGTCTTAATCTTCCAACGGAAATCGTGCACAGGCATCCGGACTTTATAGCGGTAATTACGGCAAACCGCAATTATGCGGGTTCTCGACCGCTTAACGAGGCGCTGCGTGACAGGGTTCAGCATACGGAGAAGATGGATCTGCCGACTAAGGAGATTATGATTGAGCGCGCAATGGCCAAAATCGGCTACGGAAATGATGAAATGCTGGACGTTCTGGCAAACATCATTATTCTATTGGACCAAACAGCCCGGGCAAATGCCATTAAAGGTGTGGCCGGTATGCGTTCCTATTTCTATTGGGCGGATGCCGTTGCTCAGGGGGCTTCTGCAAGAGAATCCCTTTATCATAAAGTGATCTACAAGATAACAACCGATTCGGAAGAAATCAAACTGCTGGAAGATGCGTTTAAAGACCAAGGTTTGTTAGAAATTTTAGATGAAGTCCCGGTTGAATTAAAAAAAAACGAAATTTAG
- a CDS encoding DUF6530 family protein, translated as MKIPASTNHKPVIISENYGDVDGRFANNTDVKALSLGLTQWNGEGMANVAAKIWRNTEEQGSGQSEEIPIHRILDLSILFCSALTHFTEAYRYEHLYDPQNPVLDRIGLQGNAMTVAVCTDNNEINEDIKQFNEALSDNGEMIGERLRTLSRTLKEMGY; from the coding sequence ATGAAAATACCTGCTTCTACGAATCATAAACCTGTTATTATTTCGGAAAACTATGGGGATGTGGATGGGCGATTCGCTAACAACACAGATGTAAAAGCTCTATCTTTGGGATTGACCCAGTGGAACGGGGAAGGTATGGCTAATGTTGCCGCCAAAATATGGAGAAACACAGAGGAACAAGGGTCCGGACAATCGGAAGAGATACCTATCCATCGAATTCTGGATTTGTCCATTCTCTTTTGCAGTGCTTTGACGCATTTTACTGAGGCCTATAGATACGAACATTTATATGATCCGCAGAATCCTGTGCTCGACCGGATTGGACTGCAAGGGAATGCCATGACGGTGGCCGTTTGTACGGATAATAATGAGATTAATGAGGATATCAAGCAGTTCAACGAAGCATTGAGCGATAACGGTGAGATGATTGGAGAGCGTCTGCGAACATTATCAAGAACATTAAAAGAAATGGGATATTAA